In Ptychodera flava strain L36383 chromosome 17, AS_Pfla_20210202, whole genome shotgun sequence, one genomic interval encodes:
- the LOC139115308 gene encoding uncharacterized protein — MPWVQLRPSEIYFLHDSIDCRFRDGRALLHTFDELLSGKISVSDIQRIAVFYWDERQKWHIYAGNRRLYLYKILEELGVVEKINVWKVWTVNWDAVDKKNTTVNGGISVEIRNDHNFDVRLREVIKRHKGDSYFKGNAKVSDKEKLADNIQKRNSLSASEKDDLESMGSDVEYDGERGQELNGDAIESDAKYVQELTGSVVMYDGNAGPESSVQVTYQPQITLHDKSDNKGELDRMRTQENNWKPGTVIHPTIKPRTYIVQADGELHYDRTPTLLPINPSTSSTKLPQKEILSGTSNKLTPSALQTLMSTSTMVPIIKYSRVSGRVIRKPVRFGFDEYFYKRGKGMSYNEEDNPQLSLKQGSPPHDSLVRHFDILFVF; from the exons ATGCCTTGGGTCCAGTTGCGTCCAtcagaaatatatttcttgCATGATTCCATCGATTGCCGTTTCCGTGATGGTAGAGCACTCCTCCACACTTTCGATGAATTGTTGTCTGGAAAGATATCGGTGTCAGATATCCAGAGAATAGCTGTGTTCTACTGGGACGAGAGACAAAAGTGGCACATATACGCCGGCAACAGGCGCCTGTATCTGTACAAGATACTTGAAGAACTGGGTGTCGTTGAAAAAATCAATGTCTGGAAGGTTTGGACAGTTAATTGGGATGCTGTAGATAAGAAGAATACGACTGTGAACGGTGGGATATCGGTGGAAATACGAAACGACCACAACTTTGACGTGAGATTGCGTGAAGTCATAAAACGACATAAAGGGGATTCGTATTTCAAAG GTAATGCAAAGGTTTCCGACAAGGAGAAATTGGCGGACAATATTCAAAAGAGAAACAGCTTATCCGCTTCCGAAAAAGATGACCTGGAATCGATGGGCAGTGACGTGGAATACGATGGGGAGCGTGGACAAGAATTGAATGGCGACGCTATAGAGTCTGACGCGAAGTATGTTCAGGAATTGACTGGCAGCGTGGTCATGTATGATGGTAATGCAGGTCCGGAATCGAGCGTACAAGTTACGTATCAGCCCCAGATAACCCTGCATGACAAGAGTGACAACAAAG GTGAGCTAGATCGCATGCGGACACAAGAAAACAATTGGAAACCTGGAACTGTAATACATCCTACTATAAAACCTCGGACATATATTGTACAAGCCGACGGTGAATTGCATTATGATAGAACACCAACTTTGTTACCTATTAACCCATCTACAAGTTCAACCAAGCTGCCGCAAAAAGAAATACTATCTGGTACATCAAACAAACTAACTCCATCAGCGTTGCAAACTCTCATGAGTACGTCGACCATGGTACCAATCATCAAATATAGTCGAGTAAGTGGGCGGGTCATCCGGAAGCCTGTCCGATTTGgatttgatgaatatttttataagaGAGGTAAAGGGATGAGTTACAACGAGGAAGATAATCCTCAACTCTCCCTGAAGCAGGGTAGTCCACCCCATGATTCATTAGTCaggcattttgatattttgtttgttttttga
- the LOC139115309 gene encoding uncharacterized protein, with protein MPDITLRPSQIYFLHDSIDCRFRDGTPLLKTFEELLYGEKSVSNIQIIAVFHWKGQWWIYAGHRRLFLYKRLEELGILAEITVRKVWKVNWEAVNKKMTTQNGGTSVEIRNDHNFDVKLRDVINKWRSSSKEDSTARRPSPHAAPVHHGINRLEWNRNRLEDAIQNPAPSNDEAVVENRKSTCPCTIL; from the exons ATGCCGGACATAACGCTGCGCCCGtcacaaatatattttttgcacGATTCAATAGATTGTCGCTTCCGAGACGGCACGCCTTTACTCAAAACATTTGAAGAATTGCTGTACGGCGAAAAATCCGTGTCGAACATCCAAATAATCGCCGTATTCCACTGGAAGGGACAATGGTGGATTTACGCGGGACACAGGCGTTTATTCCTGTACAAACGCCTGGAAGAGCTGGGTATCCTGGCTGAAATAACTGTCAGGAAAGTTTGGAAGGTGAACTGGGAAGCTGTTAACAAGAAGATGACAACGCAGAACGGGGGTACATCTGTGGAAATACGGAATGACCACAATTTTGATGTAAAGCTGCGTGACGTCATCAATAAATGGCGGTCGTCCTCAAAGG AGGATAGCACGGCAAGACGACCTTCACCCCATGCTGCACCGGTGCATCACGGAATAAACCGCCTAGAATGGAACAGAAACAGACTGGAAGACGCTATTCAAAATCCAGCGCCAAGCAACGATGAGGCAGTGGTCGAAAACAGGAAATCAACGTGCCCGTGTACCATCCTGTGA